CTTTCCCCTCTGGACACACAGAGCTGCACCTCCCCTGAAAAATGGCCTCATTCTCCGTCCAAGACATCACACCCACACGCTTCACACCGATTTGCTGTCCCGTCCCACCTCCTGGCTTCCGGCCCTCCTGCCCGGATGAGACAGACCCATCTGCAGGTCCACCCCAGGTCCCCATTGACTGGCCAGGCAAAGGTCAAGGATGAGGTTAAGAGGCCAGAGACTGCATCGTCTGAGGAATTGTCTGAGGAAGTTCAACGGAGAGGAGCAGAAATTGCAAGCATGTATAAAGCACAGCTGAAAGAGAGGATGGCCcaaaagagaaaggaagagattcTGAAGAAAATGGCAAACAGCGATGACAAGAACGATGACACTGAGGCCTCCTGCTCCTCTGCAGTAAAACGATCTAATACCCCTGCCACAGCCCCCGAGCGCCCGGCCAGCCCAGAGGCCACGCCAGTGGCCGCCCGAGAGGACACTCAGGAGGACACCCAGCAGGACCTGGCAGAGGTTGTGAATGTGCTCAAGAGGAAATCATCTGATCTATACCTGCCTGACGAGGTTTGTGAGGAGTCACTCACATGGAAATCCATTTACGAGGAGCTGTGCCCGCTCGCTCACAGAGTGAACACAGAAGCTGACTACATCAAGGCGCTCCGCGTCATCACTGAGAATGCTGTGACTCCCTCGTGCTCGTCTGAGGATGATGTGTCTCAGAGTGTGAGTGAGGACACAAGTCAGGAGGGGAGTAGTGAAAGTGAGGAGAGCATGAGTGGACAACAGCAGAGATGTCTACACAGGGATCCTTATGGTAAGAGGGACAGGAAGGAGATTGATAGTGGTAAAATGGAAGGGAGATTTGCAACCGCCAATGCAATGTCTATGATGGCGAGCCGAGGGATAGAAGAACTTAATTCCATGAGCTACGCAGACAGGATCAAATATTTCAAGTATGAGGCTAAGAGAAATGAAGAGATGATGATGAAGATTGAAAGGAGGAAGGAAAAAGCCAGGGACGAAGAGCTCAAAAAGTGGGAAAAGAGGCAGAAGAAATTGAATGAGGAGGAAAGGAAAAGGACAGAAAATATGGAAAAAAACAAGTTAGAGGAGCAGAGGAAAAGGGAGAAGGCAGAGATGAAACTAAAGATTGAACATGAGAAAAAGAGACAAGaacaagagaaaaagagagagaaaaaagaaagaaagcagCAGGAGATGCAACAAAAGGCCCGTGCAAAAGAAGAGAAAAAGAGGGCAGAGGAAGAgaaaaagatggagaaacagagaatggaggaggagaggaacagggaaaaggagagaatGAAGGTGTTGGAGATGCAGCAAAAGGCacgagagaaagaagagaagaggaggaaagaggaacaGAAAAGGAGATTGAAGATACAGCAGGAACAAGAGAAGGAGGAACAGAAAAGGCAGACAAGGATACGGGACGAGGATAAGAAGAGAGCAGAGCTTCAAAGAATAAAAGATCACGAGGCCAGGTTCAAAATGGAGATGGAGAAACtgtatgagagagaagagaggaatgcaCAGATTGAAAGAGAAAAGAGGCGTGCGCTGTGTCAGAAaaaaggacagacacagagagcaaaACAGGTGGTGGCATACGAGGTCACAGCGTCTACATCTGACGCCTCTGtgcggagggaagagagggagcaacGTCCAGAGACCGCTCACGCACAGTCTGCAAAGAGGAGAACAAGGAAGAAGCAGAAGAAAGCGGCGGACGAGGCATCGACAACTTTTCAGTAGATGACAAAAGAAAGGGAGCAGACAAAAGAAGAAATGTACAAGTCAATGCTCCTAGGTATGTTGATAGATGTAAATAAACAACAAATGAGTTTGTTTTAAAGAGTAAAAACAatcaaaaaaaagaaaataagcAAAAGGAGGAACAAATTATAAGGAAGCCAGGcctgagggtgaagaggaggaaacATGAGAGACCAGAGTGGTTTATCAGGAGGGAAGTAGGAGATATAGAATTCAAGTTCTGATGGACAGAATCAGGAAGGACCATGGGATAAAAGGTCAATGAGATTAGCAGTAAAGAAGAGCTGAGTGGATCAAAAGAAAGTTATGGAAAACACAAGGAGGAGGCAAGATAAACAGAGACCCAGAGAAAAGAGGTGAAAACACTAAGAGTAATAGAGAGGAGATTGAATTAGATTTCTGATGGACATATGGCCAAAATAAATATCTCAATAACTAAGGATTAGCAGATAAGGAGAAGACCAAGAGCACAGGAAAAATAACCAACAGACGTCAAAAAGAAAGGAAGTCTGCCTCTTCTACTTCTCTTTTAAAGTTGCTTTGGTTTCCTTTTGTCCTCTTTCTAAGCCTGTTCAAGTCTCAGATAGATGAAAAGAGCAGCCAAAGAAACAGATCTGTTGAAGCATCAATTGGAAAGgatgggagggttggaggaggag
The sequence above is drawn from the Oncorhynchus gorbuscha isolate QuinsamMale2020 ecotype Even-year linkage group LG11, OgorEven_v1.0, whole genome shotgun sequence genome and encodes:
- the LOC124047720 gene encoding golgin subfamily A member 6-like protein 6 is translated as MRQTHLQVHPRSPLTGQAKVKDEVKRPETASSEELSEEVQRRGAEIASMYKAQLKERMAQKRKEEILKKMANSDDKNDDTEASCSSAVKRSNTPATAPERPASPEATPVAAREDTQEDTQQDLAEVVNVLKRKSSDLYLPDEVCEESLTWKSIYEELCPLAHRVNTEADYIKALRVITENAVTPSCSSEDDVSQSVSEDTSQEGSSESEESMSGQQQRCLHRDPYGKRDRKEIDSGKMEGRFATANAMSMMASRGIEELNSMSYADRIKYFKYEAKRNEEMMMKIERRKEKARDEELKKWEKRQKKLNEEERKRTENMEKNKLEEQRKREKAEMKLKIEHEKKRQEQEKKREKKERKQQEMQQKQKAREKEEKRRKEEQKRRLKIQQEQEKEEQKRQTRIRDEDKKRAELQRIKDHEARFKMEMEKLYEREERNAQIEREKRRALCQKKGQTQRAKQVVAYEVTASTSDASVRREEREQRPETAHAQSAKRRTRKKQKKAADEASTTFQ